The stretch of DNA AGATGGTCCAGCTCTACCGCCGCCGCTTCGCCCACTACGGCCACGGCACGGAGGAGCAGGCCATCGTGGGACTGGGAGGCCAGGCGTTCATGCGCAAGAACTCGCAGGACGCGGTGCGGGAATTCCGGCCGTACTTCGACAACGCGCCGGTCTACGGGCACGGACCCTCGATGGAGGAGTTCACCGAGCAGACACCGCTCACCGTCGGTTCGCCGCAGCAGGTCATCGAGCGGACCCTCTCGTTCCGTGAGAGCGTCGGCGACTACCAGCGCCAACTGTTCCTTATGGACCACGCGGGGCTGCCGCTGAAGACCGTGCTCGAACAGCTCGACCTGCTGGGCGAGGAGGTCGTACCGGTGCTGCGCGAGGAGTTCGCCAAGCTCCGCCCCGCGGGCGTGCCCGACGCACCGACCCACGCGTCCCTGGTCGCGGCGGGTGCGGGTGCGGGTGCGGGCGCCACCGCCCCCGGTACCGCCACTGCCGGTGACGTGAAGGACGTGAACGGCTTGAACGACGAGAGGGAGGTCAGCACACGATGAACATCGTCGTCGTCAGCGCCGGTCTGAGCGTGCCGTCGTCCACCCGGCTGCTCGCCGACCGGCTGGGCGAGGCGACCGCGCGCCGCCTCGCCCAGGACGGCACCGCGGCTCAGGTGCGGGTCGTGGAACTGCGCGACCTCGCCAAGGACATCGCCAACAACCTCGTCACCGGTTTTCCGGGACCCGCACTCGGTGACGCGATCGACGCGGTGACAAGGGCGGACGCCCTGATCGCGGTCACGCCGATCTTCTCCGCCTCCTACAGCGGGCTCTTCAAGTCGTTCTTCGACGTCATCGACCAGGACGCGCTGACGGGAAAGCCGGTGCTGATCGCGGCGACGGGCGGCTCGCCCCGCCACTCGCTGGCACTGGAGCACGCGGTGCGCCCCCTCTTCTCGTACTTGCGCGCCGTGGTCGTACCCACAGCGGTCTACGCCGCGTCCGAGGACTGGGGGAACGCGGGAGACGGTACGGGTGGCGGGGCACTCGCCGACCGTATGGACCGGGCCGCCGGTGAGCTGGCGGCCCTCCTGGGATCGCGGCCGGCGTCCTCCGGACACGGTGGATTCGGCAGGCATGACGGACACGGCGAGCACGGTGTCGATGGTGGGGACGGTGGACAGGGCGGTATCGATGGTGGGGTCGGTGGACAGGCCGGTCGCGGGGGCCCGGACGGCGAGGACGCGGGTTTCGGGGACGATGTGATCCCGTTCGAGGAGCAGCTGGCCGCGCTCCGACGGGACTGATCCGGCGCGGGGCGTCGAGCCTTGGCTACCGGCTACCGGCTACCGGCTACCGGCTACCGGCTACCGGCTACCGGCTACCGGCTACCGGCTACCGGCCTTCGGCGCGCTCGGCCGGTCGGCGTGGCGGTCAGTCGGCGGCGGCCGGGCAGCGCCCCTTCGCCGTGCGTCCCGCGCTCGGGTGCGGGACCCTGCGTCTATGGAGCCGATCTCGCTGGACACCCTGATCGCGGAGCTGCTGGAGAAGGCGGAGGGCACCAACGCGGCCCGCGCCGCCAGGACACTGCACGGAGGCAGCGGACACGCCTTGCGGCAGACCGTGATCGCCCTGCTCGCAGGCGCCGACCTCTCCGACCATGAAGGGCCGGGGGAGGCGACCGTGCAGGTCCTGCGGGGCCAGGTCAGACTCACCATGCCCGGGGAGGAAGGGAGCGCGGTGGACTGCGCGGCCGGGGATCTGCTGGTCGTCCCTGACGCCGTGCACGGCTTCGAGGCGGTCACGGACGCCGTGGTCCTGCTCACCGTCGCGATGGTCGAGCAGCCGAGCAGCCGAGCAGCCGAGCAGTCGAGTAACCGGGTAGCCAGGTAGTCGAGTAGCCGAGCGGTCGAACAGTTGAGTAAGCGGGCAACCTGGCAAGTAGGGGAGTGAGGGAGTAGGGGAGCGATCGGGGATGGCTCACCGCGTACGGCGCTCCCGGTGGCGCCGTAGCCGGAAGCGGACCTCCGCGTCGAACCGGTCGGCTCCCGACGCGCCCGCCGCCCGCTCCAGTACGCCGTGGGTCAGCCGGTCCAGCACCGCCGCGGGGCTCGCGTGCGGCTTCAGGACCACCGTGACCCGGACCCGCAGCCGCAGGGGGTACGGGCCCTGACCCCAGACCCTGGCTCGGGCGCGGGCCACCTCGGGGAGACGTTCCGTGTCCGCGCGTACGGCATCCGCCAGTGCCCCCGTACGCAGCCGTGTGCCGGGGCGGGCCAGCGCCACCGTGCTCGGGCCGCCGCCGCGCCGGGTCTGCGTGAGCAGCCACCACACGAGGGCGAGCAGGATCAGGGCGAGCGCCGTGACGGTGACCGGCGTCCACCAGGGGTGATCGCGCAGTCGCTCCAGGGCACCGCCGTCACCCGCCCGCGTCCGGGCGTCCGGCGTACGCCACCAGCCGGGCAGTTCGGTGCCCCGGCCCTGCCGCTCCGCGAGACCACTGGCAGCCGTCCAGCCGCCGAGCGCGACGGCCGCCGCACCGAGCAGCCCGAGAAGCGCACGGTTGACGCCGGTTCGGCT from Streptomyces tsukubensis encodes:
- a CDS encoding FMN reductase translates to MNIVVVSAGLSVPSSTRLLADRLGEATARRLAQDGTAAQVRVVELRDLAKDIANNLVTGFPGPALGDAIDAVTRADALIAVTPIFSASYSGLFKSFFDVIDQDALTGKPVLIAATGGSPRHSLALEHAVRPLFSYLRAVVVPTAVYAASEDWGNAGDGTGGGALADRMDRAAGELAALLGSRPASSGHGGFGRHDGHGEHGVDGGDGGQGGIDGGVGGQAGRGGPDGEDAGFGDDVIPFEEQLAALRRD
- a CDS encoding cupin domain-containing protein yields the protein MEPISLDTLIAELLEKAEGTNAARAARTLHGGSGHALRQTVIALLAGADLSDHEGPGEATVQVLRGQVRLTMPGEEGSAVDCAAGDLLVVPDAVHGFEAVTDAVVLLTVAMVEQPSSRAAEQSSNRVAR